In one window of Lampris incognitus isolate fLamInc1 chromosome 3, fLamInc1.hap2, whole genome shotgun sequence DNA:
- the pthlha gene encoding parathyroid hormone-like hormone a: protein MFCSRRVLQQWCFAAFLLCSPVPHYGRPIDALSSRMKRSVTHAQLMHDKGRTLQDFKRRMWLQELLDEVHTAEIRDLPTRTVGSSGAGVGLPGPPGGTKNLPISFGLEEEEGTNLPQETNKSQTYKDGALKTSGKKKKKGRSGKRREGEKRKRRARSLGWLLENEAGSGLHLERWPLSSLKRKLTH, encoded by the exons ATGTTCTGCTCTCGGAGAGTCCTGCAGCAGTGGTGCTTCGCAGCGTTCCTGCTCTGCTCTCCTGTGCCGCACTACGGAAGGCCCATCGATGCCCTGAGCAGCAGAAT GAAACGCTCTGTGACCCACGCTCAGCTGATGCATGACAAAGGACGAACGTTGCAGGACTTCAAGCGTCGCATGTGGCTGCAAGAGCTGCTGGACGAGGTCCACACAGCGGAAATACGTGACCTGCCCACCCGGACGGTGGGCAGCAGCGGTGCCGGGGTCGGCCTCCCTGGG CCGCCGGGAGGAACCAAGAACCTGCCCATCAGCTTCGGACTAGAAGAGGAGGAGGGCACCAATTTGCCCCAGGAAACCAACAAGTCACAGACGTACAAAGACGGGGCTCTTAAAACATctggcaagaagaagaagaaagggagatcCGGCAAGAGGCGTGAGGGCGAGAAAAGGAAAAGGCGGGCACGCTCGTTGGGATGGCTGCTGGAAAACGAGGCCGGCAGCGGCCTCCACCTGGAGCGGTGGCCTCTCTCCAGTCTGAAGAGGAAACTTACTCACTAA